The Flavobacterium psychrophilum genome includes a region encoding these proteins:
- a CDS encoding serine hydroxymethyltransferase, with protein sequence MEFTQYLGFLAFLTIISIGFWLMMFLVPFVMYWVTGGAIELYKERAAQKKLNNK encoded by the coding sequence ATGGAATTTACACAATACTTAGGTTTTCTAGCTTTCCTTACCATCATCTCAATAGGCTTTTGGTTAATGATGTTCCTTGTACCTTTTGTAATGTACTGGGTAACCGGTGGTGCTATAGAACTTTATAAAGAAAGAGCAGCTCAGAAAAAACTAAACAATAAGTAA
- the fumC gene encoding fumarate hydratase (class II family (does not require metal); tetrameric enzyme; fumarase C; reversibly converts (S)-malate to fumarate and water; functions in the TCA cycle) yields the protein MEYRIEKDTMGEVQVPAEKYWGAQTERSRNNFKIGPSGSMPKEIVEGFAYLKKAAAYANHDLGVLSVEKRDAIAQVCDEILAGKLDDEFPLVIWQTGSGTQSNMNVNEVVANRAQVLAGGKIGEGEPVLKANDDVNKSQSSNDTYPTGMHIAAYKAVVEVTIPGVEKLRDTLQAKSKEFMNVVKIGRTHLMDATPLTLGQELSGYVAQLNYGLKAVKNTLAHLAEVALGGTAVGTGLNTPDGYDVKVAEYIAKFTGHPFVTAENKFEALAAHDAIVETHGALKQLAVSLNKIANDIRMMASGPRSGIGEILIPENEPGSSIMPGKVNPTQCEALTMVCAQVMGNDVTITIGGTQGHYELNVFKPLMAANFLQSARLLGDACVSFDEHCAQGIEPNYVRIKELVDNSLMLVTALNTKIGYYKAAEIAQTAHKNGTTLKDEAVRLGYVTPEDFDAWVKPEDMVGSLK from the coding sequence ATGGAATACAGGATTGAAAAAGACACCATGGGTGAAGTACAGGTACCCGCAGAGAAATACTGGGGTGCACAAACTGAGCGTTCAAGGAATAACTTTAAAATAGGCCCTTCGGGATCTATGCCAAAAGAAATCGTAGAAGGCTTTGCGTACCTTAAAAAGGCTGCAGCTTATGCTAACCACGATCTTGGCGTATTATCTGTAGAAAAACGTGATGCTATTGCACAGGTTTGCGACGAAATACTTGCCGGTAAACTTGATGACGAGTTTCCGCTTGTAATTTGGCAAACAGGTTCTGGTACACAAAGTAACATGAACGTTAACGAAGTGGTTGCTAACAGGGCTCAGGTACTAGCCGGAGGTAAAATTGGCGAAGGCGAACCGGTACTTAAAGCTAATGATGATGTAAACAAATCGCAATCATCAAATGATACCTACCCAACAGGTATGCACATTGCAGCTTATAAAGCTGTTGTAGAAGTAACAATTCCCGGAGTTGAAAAACTTCGCGATACACTTCAGGCAAAATCAAAAGAATTTATGAATGTGGTTAAAATTGGCCGTACCCACTTAATGGACGCTACTCCCCTAACTTTAGGTCAGGAGCTTTCGGGTTACGTTGCGCAACTAAACTACGGACTTAAAGCTGTTAAAAATACACTGGCACATCTTGCAGAGGTAGCCCTTGGTGGTACTGCAGTAGGCACAGGACTTAACACTCCTGATGGTTACGATGTAAAAGTAGCTGAGTACATTGCTAAATTTACAGGTCATCCGTTTGTTACAGCTGAAAACAAATTCGAAGCACTTGCTGCTCACGATGCTATTGTAGAAACGCATGGTGCCCTTAAACAACTTGCTGTTTCACTTAATAAAATAGCGAATGACATCCGTATGATGGCATCAGGACCACGTTCCGGTATTGGAGAAATCCTTATCCCTGAAAACGAGCCGGGATCTTCTATCATGCCGGGTAAAGTTAACCCTACGCAATGTGAGGCACTTACTATGGTTTGTGCTCAGGTTATGGGTAACGATGTTACTATTACAATTGGTGGCACTCAGGGTCATTACGAGCTTAATGTGTTTAAACCGTTAATGGCTGCCAACTTCCTTCAGTCAGCAAGATTGTTAGGAGATGCTTGTGTATCATTCGACGAGCATTGTGCACAGGGTATTGAGCCTAACTATGTACGTATTAAGGAACTTGTAGACAACTCTCTTATGCTTGTTACTGCGCTTAACACCAAAATTGGTTACTATAAAGCTGCTGAAATTGCACAAACTGCACACAAAAACGGAACCACACTTAAAGACGAAGCTGTTCGTCTTGGATATGTAACTCCGGAAGATTTTGATGCATGGGTTAAACCTGAAGATATGGTTGGATCGTTAAAATAA
- a CDS encoding transcriptional regulator, which yields MDILVVEDEIGISNFIKQGLEEEGYSVTVESGGDNALVAALKIHFDIILLDWMLPKVSGLEICKTIRKSNKTTPIIFLTAKDTVQETIVGLQAGANDYIKKPFSFEELLERIKVQLRNVTEEKPQYTLGPITLRTDTYKVFYNNDEVILTQKEFALLEFLLKNKGTVCTRTEIIKQVWNIHFNYDTGVIDVFINGIRKKLGLTKDENYIKAIRGVGYIANEID from the coding sequence ATGGATATACTTGTTGTCGAGGATGAAATAGGCATTTCAAATTTTATTAAACAGGGGCTTGAAGAAGAAGGTTATAGCGTTACGGTAGAATCCGGAGGCGATAATGCCTTGGTTGCTGCGCTTAAAATCCATTTTGACATTATTCTTCTTGACTGGATGCTGCCAAAAGTTTCCGGGCTGGAAATTTGCAAAACAATACGCAAGTCTAATAAAACAACGCCTATAATTTTTCTTACTGCTAAAGATACCGTTCAGGAAACTATTGTTGGTCTTCAGGCTGGTGCAAACGACTATATAAAAAAGCCTTTTAGTTTTGAAGAATTACTGGAACGTATTAAGGTTCAGTTACGTAACGTTACCGAAGAAAAACCGCAATATACCTTAGGGCCTATTACTTTAAGAACCGATACTTATAAGGTTTTTTATAATAACGATGAGGTTATACTAACACAAAAAGAATTTGCTCTTTTAGAATTTTTGCTAAAAAATAAAGGCACAGTTTGTACACGCACCGAAATTATTAAACAAGTTTGGAATATTCATTTTAATTATGATACAGGTGTAATTGATGTTTTTATAAATGGTATTCGTAAGAAACTAGGGCTTACAAAAGATGAAAATTATATTAAAGCCATACGTGGTGTAGGATATATAGCGAATGAAATCGATTAA
- a CDS encoding transcriptional regulator, which yields MRPTTLHIMLADDDEDDRLFFKEAFEEVKINYDISAFNDGEQLMEHLYNDANPLPDIIFLDLNMPRKSGIECLKEIRANERLKRISVAIYSTSSSEQDIEDTFVSGANVYIKKPNDFNMLKKILSDVVHINWQYITDGLNKDSFILSL from the coding sequence ATGCGACCTACAACACTGCACATAATGCTTGCCGATGACGATGAAGATGATCGCCTTTTTTTTAAGGAAGCATTTGAAGAAGTAAAAATTAACTACGATATCTCGGCGTTTAACGATGGCGAACAGCTAATGGAACATCTGTACAACGATGCAAATCCGTTACCAGATATTATTTTCCTTGACCTTAACATGCCACGTAAATCGGGTATAGAATGCCTTAAAGAGATAAGAGCCAACGAACGTCTTAAAAGAATTTCGGTAGCTATCTATTCTACCTCTTCATCAGAACAGGATATTGAAGATACATTTGTATCTGGTGCCAACGTATATATTAAAAAACCGAATGATTTTAATATGCTTAAAAAAATACTTAGTGATGTGGTACACATCAACTGGCAGTATATTACAGACGGATTAAACAAAGATAGTTTTATCCTTAGTCTGTAA
- a CDS encoding histidine kinase — MQIKDIVNRDIVNLTNCEQEPIHIPGSIQPHGFLLGLKENSFVIDFCSANSEEYIGISHTLLLGKKLQDIFGNDVLASLQKYIADEQMLSSSLLKLTLEGKDFLCTVHNSNATYILEAEPVSNNNRKVSDVYDQTSQFLLYMHDTHTLKELCQLVANGTREITGYDRVMVYRFDKDYNGEVFAEAVRDDLEPFLGLHYPHTDIPPQARELYMKNLLRLITDIDYTPVPIYTVDDSTEKNLDLSLSILRSTSPIHVQYLHNMGVGATLTISLIYKKKLWGLIACHHYSTKNLSPEIRLAAQLQGHFITSQIDLRQATEEYEVARKTNSDLEKINTFSLTGKADGTLNELVKAPGILELCNAAGVAVLFNGTIYRNGLTPDNDEVQDIANWLATYTNNTSFSTDKLIDYLPNKAEVCGQTSGLIYHSLDIDSNNCIMWFRPETKTEVNWGGDPNKAIVKDKNGLYPRNSFKLWKEIVSCTSKPWLRPEIATAATYANSLQRQINLLIITQEEEKYRKLSELLKETNSELENINWISTHDLQEPLRKIQVISSRILSKDKEISEGVQDAIQRMNLSASRMQTLLLDILKYTRLKHTDDAFNTVNLNDIIDELRDEMSETINEKSTIIQSEQLPNVKGISFLLKQLFANLIANSIKYAAVDRNPFIKIYASPVPMTYNGIDSDFYNVIHIEDNGIGFESQFSEQIFNIFTKLHASSEYKGSGVGLALCKKIMQNHKGYITAVSELGKGTTISVYFPVL, encoded by the coding sequence ATGCAGATAAAAGATATTGTAAACCGTGACATAGTTAACCTTACTAACTGCGAGCAGGAACCCATACATATTCCAGGTAGCATTCAGCCGCATGGTTTTTTGCTCGGACTTAAAGAAAACTCTTTTGTAATAGATTTTTGCAGCGCTAACAGCGAGGAATACATTGGCATCAGCCACACATTGCTTTTAGGCAAAAAATTGCAGGATATTTTTGGTAATGATGTTTTAGCCTCACTACAAAAATATATTGCCGATGAGCAAATGCTTTCGTCTTCGCTTTTAAAGCTTACACTTGAGGGAAAAGATTTTCTATGTACCGTTCACAATAGCAATGCTACTTATATACTGGAAGCAGAACCGGTAAGTAATAACAACAGGAAGGTAAGCGACGTTTACGACCAAACGTCGCAGTTCCTTCTTTATATGCATGATACCCACACTCTTAAAGAACTCTGCCAGCTTGTAGCCAATGGCACCCGCGAAATTACGGGGTACGACAGGGTTATGGTGTATCGTTTTGATAAAGATTATAATGGTGAAGTATTTGCAGAGGCCGTTCGCGATGATTTAGAGCCTTTCTTAGGGCTTCATTATCCGCATACCGATATTCCGCCGCAGGCAAGGGAACTCTACATGAAAAACCTCCTGAGGCTGATTACCGACATTGATTATACTCCGGTACCTATTTACACTGTGGATGACAGTACCGAAAAAAATCTTGACCTAAGTCTTTCAATATTAAGAAGCACCTCACCTATCCATGTGCAATACCTGCATAATATGGGGGTTGGTGCAACACTTACTATATCGCTTATCTATAAAAAGAAATTATGGGGCCTTATTGCATGTCACCATTATTCTACTAAAAATTTATCACCCGAGATTAGGCTTGCAGCGCAGCTCCAAGGGCATTTTATAACCTCTCAGATTGACCTGAGACAGGCGACTGAAGAATATGAAGTGGCGCGAAAAACAAATAGCGATCTCGAAAAAATAAATACTTTTAGCCTTACAGGCAAAGCCGATGGTACGCTTAACGAACTTGTAAAAGCACCCGGCATTTTAGAGTTATGTAATGCCGCAGGCGTTGCAGTGCTTTTTAACGGTACTATTTACAGAAACGGACTTACACCCGATAATGACGAAGTGCAGGATATCGCTAACTGGCTTGCTACCTACACAAACAATACTAGTTTTAGCACCGATAAATTAATTGACTACCTGCCCAATAAAGCAGAAGTATGCGGACAGACATCTGGGCTAATATACCATTCTCTTGATATTGACAGCAACAACTGTATCATGTGGTTTAGGCCCGAAACAAAAACCGAAGTTAACTGGGGAGGCGATCCTAACAAAGCCATTGTTAAAGATAAAAACGGACTTTACCCAAGGAATTCGTTTAAGCTTTGGAAAGAAATTGTAAGCTGCACCAGCAAACCTTGGCTAAGGCCCGAAATAGCTACAGCAGCAACCTATGCCAACAGCCTTCAGCGCCAGATAAATCTGCTTATAATTACGCAGGAAGAAGAAAAATACCGAAAATTGAGTGAATTGCTTAAAGAAACCAACTCCGAATTGGAGAATATCAACTGGATAAGCACGCACGATCTTCAGGAGCCGCTTAGAAAAATTCAGGTGATATCGTCTAGAATATTAAGTAAGGACAAAGAAATATCTGAGGGCGTTCAGGACGCTATACAGCGAATGAACCTTTCTGCAAGCAGAATGCAAACACTCCTGTTAGATATATTAAAATATACCCGCCTTAAACATACGGATGATGCTTTTAACACTGTAAACCTTAATGATATTATCGACGAACTCCGCGATGAAATGTCGGAGACTATTAACGAGAAATCAACTATTATACAATCGGAACAATTGCCAAATGTAAAAGGGATATCGTTCCTGCTGAAGCAATTGTTTGCCAACCTGATAGCAAATTCAATAAAATATGCAGCTGTTGACAGAAACCCTTTCATAAAAATTTATGCAAGCCCTGTACCGATGACATACAACGGCATTGACAGCGATTTTTATAATGTTATACATATAGAAGATAACGGCATTGGTTTTGAATCTCAGTTCTCTGAACAAATATTCAACATCTTTACAAAACTGCATGCTTCATCAGAATATAAAGGTTCGGGTGTAGGATTGGCTTTGTGCAAAAAGATAATGCAAAACCATAAAGGTTACATTACAGCCGTAAGTGAATTAGGAAAAGGAACTACAATAAGTGTTTATTTCCCTGTTCTTTAA
- a CDS encoding magnesium transporter, which produces MKRIKYNKVRKVQPYNFEYTGEYKTDPVTMQLFVFDEEGYEEYSNVSLDRVINECKDELQANDVKWLNVHGLHDVELIKKIAALFQVEPFIVGDILNTSRRTRIEELGDVLFFSVKSVLPEEEEGSIKTEQVSFLLKDNVIVSFQEKKSDYFAHIRERIRTGGGIVRKKKNDYLLYLLLDAIMENFFLTIERYEDRVEALHDGKVNYKVDFIASIEKSRDNLNYIKRAIAPLRDALYNLKSQKDEFEDYETINKSSHTFFARLHQKCLEMLDQVEYDLTSLDSASNFHFSAQSQRMNQIMKTLTIFSVIFMPLTFIVGVYGMNFDNMPELRTENGYYWVLGIMAFIAICMTIYFKKKDWF; this is translated from the coding sequence GTGAAAAGAATTAAATACAACAAAGTACGTAAAGTACAGCCGTATAACTTTGAGTATACAGGCGAATACAAAACCGATCCCGTAACTATGCAGCTATTCGTTTTTGATGAAGAAGGCTACGAAGAATACAGCAATGTATCGCTGGACAGGGTAATTAACGAATGCAAAGATGAACTTCAGGCGAATGACGTTAAGTGGCTGAATGTTCATGGTCTTCACGATGTAGAACTTATAAAGAAAATTGCTGCACTATTTCAGGTAGAACCTTTTATTGTTGGTGATATTTTAAATACTTCAAGGCGTACCCGTATTGAAGAACTTGGCGATGTGCTGTTTTTTAGCGTAAAGTCGGTATTGCCGGAAGAGGAGGAGGGCAGCATTAAAACCGAACAGGTGAGCTTTCTGCTAAAAGACAATGTTATAGTCTCTTTCCAGGAAAAGAAAAGCGACTACTTTGCGCACATTCGCGAGCGTATACGTACCGGAGGTGGTATTGTTCGCAAAAAGAAAAACGACTATTTACTTTACCTGCTTCTGGATGCTATCATGGAAAACTTCTTTTTGACAATTGAGCGTTATGAAGACAGGGTGGAAGCATTGCACGATGGCAAAGTAAACTACAAAGTAGATTTTATTGCAAGTATAGAGAAAAGCCGAGACAACCTTAACTATATAAAGCGTGCTATTGCGCCTCTTCGGGATGCGCTGTATAACCTTAAGAGCCAAAAAGATGAATTTGAAGATTATGAAACCATAAACAAATCCAGCCATACGTTTTTTGCGCGCCTGCACCAAAAATGCCTTGAAATGCTGGATCAGGTGGAGTATGACCTTACCTCACTGGATAGCGCTTCCAACTTTCATTTTTCGGCGCAAAGCCAAAGAATGAACCAGATTATGAAGACACTTACCATATTCTCGGTTATCTTTATGCCGCTTACATTTATTGTAGGGGTGTATGGAATGAACTTTGATAATATGCCAGAACTTCGTACAGAGAATGGCTATTACTGGGTACTGGGAATCATGGCTTTTATAGCGATATGCATGACAATTTATTTTAAAAAGAAAGACTGGTTTTAA
- a CDS encoding PA-phosphatase — MKAKFLLLTMLCTMLLNAQVKTDSIAKDLLGSIADTLHKTNNHHFGFKQLIIPSVLIGYGVVGLESHTLIGLNRQMREEVKEDIDEQTSIDDFSQYAPMVSVYALNAMGIQGKHNFKDRTVIMATSYLIMSSTVLSLKSICKVDRPDGSSKNSFPSGHTATAFAGAEFLWQEYKDKSVWYGIAGYAVATGTGLFRIYNNRHWITDVAAGAGIGILSTKIAYWLQPHISKVLFGKKSTENLKYKTAIAPFYNGNQFGCSVVVQF; from the coding sequence ATGAAGGCGAAATTTTTATTACTAACGATGCTATGTACAATGTTGCTTAACGCACAGGTTAAAACAGATTCAATAGCAAAAGATTTATTAGGGTCAATAGCTGACACTTTACATAAAACAAACAATCACCATTTTGGTTTTAAGCAGCTAATCATCCCATCTGTACTTATTGGGTATGGCGTGGTAGGGTTAGAGAGCCATACCCTTATCGGATTAAACAGGCAAATGCGCGAAGAAGTTAAGGAGGATATAGATGAGCAAACATCTATTGATGACTTTTCGCAATATGCACCAATGGTATCCGTATATGCCTTAAATGCCATGGGAATACAGGGCAAGCATAATTTTAAAGACCGTACGGTTATAATGGCAACGTCATATCTTATAATGAGCAGTACAGTACTTAGCCTTAAATCTATCTGCAAAGTTGATCGGCCGGATGGTAGTTCCAAGAATTCATTTCCTTCGGGTCATACCGCTACAGCATTTGCCGGTGCCGAATTTTTATGGCAGGAATATAAAGATAAGTCGGTTTGGTATGGTATAGCGGGTTATGCAGTTGCCACAGGTACGGGTTTGTTCAGGATATACAATAACAGGCACTGGATTACCGATGTGGCTGCCGGCGCAGGTATAGGTATATTAAGTACCAAGATAGCTTATTGGCTTCAGCCACATATTAGTAAAGTTCTTTTTGGTAAAAAAAGTACAGAAAACCTAAAATATAAAACTGCAATAGCGCCTTTTTATAACGGAAACCAGTTTGGATGTTCGGTAGTTGTACAGTTTTGA
- a CDS encoding aminotransferase class I and II yields MDKPHLRTVNVTRYLTPLREGGSLPALAEADDEYKYVLKFKGAGHGTKALIAELIGGEIARALDLPVPELVFANLDEAFGRTEADEEIQDLLQGSQGLNLALHYLSGAINFDPVVTAVDAKMASQIVWLDAYITNVDRTFRNTNMLIWHKELWLIDHGASLYFHHSFDDPIGHAKSPFGLIKDHVLLPQASLLEETDTEYKAILTEEKIRGIVNLIPDEWLHWEELEKSPSAIKEVYVSFLKTRLENSAIFVKQATDARKALI; encoded by the coding sequence ATGGATAAACCACATTTGCGTACGGTTAACGTTACGCGCTATCTTACCCCTCTTCGGGAAGGCGGCTCCCTGCCTGCTCTCGCCGAAGCTGACGATGAATATAAATATGTATTGAAATTTAAGGGCGCCGGTCATGGCACAAAAGCCCTTATAGCCGAACTTATAGGCGGTGAAATTGCCAGGGCTCTGGACCTCCCGGTTCCTGAACTGGTTTTTGCCAACCTTGACGAAGCTTTTGGACGAACAGAGGCTGACGAGGAAATTCAGGACTTACTGCAAGGCTCACAAGGACTTAACCTTGCGCTGCACTACCTTTCGGGTGCTATAAACTTCGATCCTGTAGTTACGGCTGTAGATGCTAAAATGGCATCGCAGATTGTCTGGCTGGACGCTTACATTACCAATGTAGACAGGACATTCCGTAACACTAATATGCTGATATGGCATAAGGAATTGTGGCTTATAGACCATGGTGCAAGTCTTTACTTCCATCATTCTTTTGACGATCCTATCGGGCACGCTAAGAGTCCGTTTGGGTTGATAAAAGATCACGTACTGCTGCCACAGGCATCACTTTTAGAAGAAACTGATACCGAATACAAAGCTATTTTAACGGAAGAAAAAATACGCGGCATAGTAAACCTTATACCCGACGAATGGCTTCATTGGGAAGAACTTGAAAAATCGCCATCAGCCATCAAAGAGGTGTATGTAAGCTTCTTAAAGACCCGTTTAGAGAATTCTGCAATATTTGTAAAACAAGCTACCGATGCAAGAAAAGCACTTATATGA
- a CDS encoding sulfatase produces the protein MNKRDLIKLKIHPSKRLSLLLTFLKLYILLSLLLRVVFFFWQATDVSWNPINFTRTLITGLFFDMGTSSFIVFPALLYIAMVPNRFIGSWLDKVLTLFFFALTLFILMFTFLAEITFWEEFRTRFNFIAVDYLIYTHEVIGNIRESYPLPLLVGVVLLTTALIVFLLFKKQVFKHTFSNGISLGQRAAALGLGLAVMFFFIGFVKNTDAEWSANRYNNEISKSGIYSFFAEFRNNRMDYTDFYTTVNNKDAFDVARKNLSETNSHFENNTLSIKRKVDETGNVLKPNVVFILMESMSAAFMTEFGNNKNITPYMDNLAQNSILFSNLYATGTRTVRGMEAVTLCIPPTPGQSIVKRPDNHNLFTISTVFKNRGYDNSFFYGGDGYFDNMNSYFGGNGFTIYDRGRGSVLNDDIKAARNNIEDNEVTFENAWGVCDEDIYNKMLSVADTYYTEGKPFFNFVMTTSNHRPYSYPDNKIDIPSGTGRDGAVKYADFALGKMLEQARAKPWFKNTVFVIVADHCASSAGKDEIDVANYHIPAMIYNLPDSINQKIQKQCSQIDIFPTLFSLINWDYTSNFYGKDVLQSDFTERALMGTYRKLTLMKKNKVMILSDQKKQNFYTYSVSTNSLKPQKIENEFLKEAISWYQTADYLFSHKLLKE, from the coding sequence ATGAACAAAAGAGACTTAATAAAATTAAAAATTCATCCTTCAAAGAGGCTAAGTTTATTACTTACGTTTTTAAAATTATACATACTGCTATCCTTGTTGTTGAGAGTGGTATTTTTCTTTTGGCAGGCTACAGATGTATCTTGGAATCCGATCAATTTTACACGAACACTTATTACAGGTCTGTTCTTCGATATGGGTACATCCAGTTTTATAGTTTTTCCGGCATTACTTTACATTGCCATGGTTCCAAATCGATTTATAGGTTCATGGTTGGATAAAGTGCTTACCCTATTTTTCTTTGCATTGACACTTTTCATATTGATGTTCACTTTTCTTGCTGAAATTACTTTTTGGGAAGAGTTTAGAACACGTTTTAACTTTATTGCTGTAGATTATCTTATTTATACCCACGAGGTTATAGGTAATATACGGGAGTCTTATCCGTTGCCATTGTTGGTAGGCGTAGTGTTACTTACAACGGCGTTAATTGTGTTTTTGTTATTTAAAAAACAGGTTTTTAAACATACATTTTCAAATGGTATATCACTCGGGCAAAGGGCTGCAGCGTTAGGATTGGGACTTGCAGTTATGTTCTTTTTTATTGGTTTTGTTAAGAATACCGATGCCGAGTGGTCTGCTAATCGTTATAACAATGAGATATCCAAATCGGGAATTTATTCCTTCTTTGCCGAATTTCGTAACAACCGTATGGATTACACTGATTTTTATACCACTGTAAATAATAAAGATGCGTTTGATGTTGCTCGTAAAAATTTGAGCGAAACGAATAGTCATTTTGAAAACAACACCCTTTCCATTAAAAGAAAAGTTGACGAAACAGGAAATGTGTTGAAGCCTAATGTGGTATTTATCCTGATGGAAAGTATGAGTGCCGCGTTTATGACTGAGTTTGGTAACAATAAAAACATAACACCATATATGGATAACCTTGCGCAGAACAGTATATTATTCTCTAATCTTTATGCTACAGGTACACGTACTGTCCGTGGTATGGAGGCGGTTACACTCTGCATTCCGCCAACACCCGGACAAAGTATTGTTAAGCGTCCGGACAATCACAATCTATTTACAATATCAACTGTATTTAAAAACAGGGGGTATGATAATAGTTTCTTTTATGGCGGAGACGGTTACTTTGATAATATGAATAGCTATTTTGGAGGCAACGGATTTACAATTTACGACCGGGGCAGGGGGAGTGTGCTTAATGACGATATCAAAGCTGCCCGAAATAATATTGAGGACAATGAGGTAACTTTTGAAAATGCCTGGGGCGTTTGCGATGAAGATATATATAATAAAATGCTTTCGGTTGCCGATACCTATTACACAGAAGGCAAACCATTCTTTAATTTCGTAATGACGACTTCTAATCACAGGCCGTATAGCTATCCCGATAATAAAATAGATATACCTTCGGGTACAGGTAGGGATGGTGCAGTTAAATATGCCGACTTCGCCCTTGGAAAGATGCTTGAACAGGCGCGTGCAAAACCATGGTTTAAAAATACTGTTTTTGTTATTGTTGCCGACCATTGTGCCAGCAGTGCAGGTAAAGATGAAATTGATGTCGCCAACTACCATATTCCCGCGATGATTTACAATTTGCCCGATAGCATTAATCAGAAAATACAAAAGCAATGTTCGCAAATTGATATTTTCCCAACACTATTCTCGCTTATAAATTGGGATTATACCTCTAATTTTTATGGTAAAGATGTACTTCAGTCCGATTTTACAGAGAGAGCTTTAATGGGTACTTACCGAAAGCTGACTCTTATGAAAAAGAATAAAGTTATGATACTTTCAGATCAGAAGAAACAGAATTTTTACACATATTCTGTTTCAACCAATAGCCTAAAACCTCAGAAAATAGAAAATGAATTTCTTAAAGAGGCCATCTCCTGGTATCAGACCGCCGATTATTTATTTAGTCATAAACTTTTAAAAGAGTAA
- a CDS encoding AraC family transcriptional regulator: MELYIKYNIDMMCKVLLQQQLDKFKIDCKVTEPGYVKFRENIPMETYNALINSLKEFGIEIVDNQKSILVQKIKNAIIEMLYADKGVQSLKISSYLSEKLGESYRTLSQVFSEVTFISIENFIILHKIERVKQLLLTENLSLTEISFMMNYSSVAYLSQQFKNITGVTPTAFQKIMKQKRYA, from the coding sequence ATGGAACTTTACATAAAATACAATATTGACATGATGTGTAAAGTCCTGTTGCAGCAACAACTGGATAAGTTTAAGATAGATTGCAAGGTTACAGAACCCGGATACGTTAAGTTCAGGGAAAACATTCCAATGGAAACCTACAATGCTCTCATTAACTCCTTAAAAGAATTTGGTATCGAAATTGTAGATAACCAAAAAAGCATACTGGTACAAAAGATAAAAAATGCAATTATTGAGATGCTTTACGCCGATAAAGGTGTACAGTCGTTAAAAATTTCTTCGTATCTTAGTGAAAAGCTGGGTGAGAGTTACCGTACATTATCGCAGGTATTCTCTGAAGTAACATTTATTTCGATTGAAAATTTCATCATTTTGCATAAGATTGAAAGGGTAAAACAATTACTGTTAACAGAAAACCTGTCTCTTACAGAGATTTCGTTTATGATGAATTATAGTAGTGTAGCCTACCTGTCCCAGCAATTTAAGAATATTACGGGTGTAACCCCCACAGCGTTTCAGAAGATTATGAAACAAAAACGCTATGCATAA